In Rutidosis leptorrhynchoides isolate AG116_Rl617_1_P2 chromosome 2, CSIRO_AGI_Rlap_v1, whole genome shotgun sequence, one genomic interval encodes:
- the LOC139890479 gene encoding uncharacterized protein produces the protein MAFTSQRLTIVSLLLLIVGLCCESARLPAPGPNLSTTPTPSRTTTSNPNPTPSGNDTPMSLAELFELAMPEIGVQMRRKLVVSNNNQEGSKVASKQLQAIEHKISEFKSVLKKRLADPKTSEQMRECLSQCQQNFEDAIDGVKTSIESIDKKDIPKANVDVSAISTDVNTCHDCFIQMIGEDKEIRAFDEWVRGVTGDCLINLQKH, from the coding sequence ATGGCCTTTACAAGCCAAAGATTGACTATTGTTTCCCTTCTCCTCCTGATTGTTGGATTATGCTGTGAATCAGCCCGACTCCCTGCTCCGGGCCCTAACCTTAGTACCACCCCCACGCCTAGCCGGACCACTACTTCTAACCCAAATCCTACACCCTCTGGCAACGACACTCCAATGTCCCTAGCAGAATTATTTGAACTGGCGATGCCTGAAATTGGAGTACAAATGAGGAGGAAATTAGTGGTGTCAAACAACAACCAGGAGGGGTCAAAAGTTGCTAGCAAACAACTACAAGCAATTGAACACAAGATCAGCGAGTTCAAATCGGTGCTGAAGAAGCGTTTAGCAGATCCGAAAACATCAGAGCAAATGCGAGAATGCCTTTCTCAATGCCAACAAAACTTTGAGGATGCAATTGATGGTGTGAAGACGAGTATCGAAAGCATAGACAAAAAAGATATTCCAAAAGCAAACGTGGATGTAAGTGCCATCTCTACTGACGTTAACACATGCCACGATTGCTTCATCCAGATGATTGGTGAAGATAAAGAGATCCGAGCGTTTGATGAATGGGTTCGAGGGGTCACTGGTGACTGCTTGATTAATCTCCAAAAACATTAG